The following proteins are co-located in the Meriones unguiculatus strain TT.TT164.6M chromosome 4, Bangor_MerUng_6.1, whole genome shotgun sequence genome:
- the LOC110547328 gene encoding eukaryotic translation initiation factor 1-like, with translation MSAIQNFHSFHPFADASKGDELLPAGTEDFIRIRIQQLYSIQQKNNRKILTTVQGMADYDKKKAFKKKFSCKGTVIEHPEYGEVIQLQGEQCKNTCQFLIETGQAKDGQLKVHGF, from the exons ATGTCTGCTATACAGAACTTCCACTCTTTCCACCCTTTTGCTGATGCGAGTAAGGGTGAtgagctgcttcctgctggcacTGAGGACTTTATCCGTATAAGAAttcagcagctttattc aattcaacagAAAAACAACAGGAAGATTCTTACTACTGTCCAAGGGATGGCTGATTATGATAAAAAGAaggcctttaagaagaaattttccTGCAAGGGTACTGTAATTGAGCATCCAGAATATGGAGAAGTAATTCAGCTGCAGGGTGAGCAGTGCAAGAACACATGCCAGTTCCTGATAGAGACCGGACAGGCTAAGGACGGTCAGCTGAAGGTTCATGGGTTCTGA